CTGGCGCCCGAGAAGTTCATCGCCGAGTGCCTGCCGTTCCTGCAGGAGGCGCCGTTCGACGTCGACGTCGCGGTGTTCGCCGAGCTGGCTCCGCTCGCGCAGACCCGCGTCGCGCTGCTGTCGGAGATCGTCCAGATGATCGACTTCGCGTTCCTGGACGAGCCGCCGTCCGACGAGCAGTCCTGGAACAAGGCCATGAAGGAGCCCGCCGCCGCCATCCTCGCCGCCGCCGAGGCCGCCTACCAGGACGCGCCGTGGAACGCCGCCGAGCTGAAGGACCGGCTGGAGCGGGTCGGCGCCGAGCACGGGCTCAAGCTCGGCAAGACCCAGGCGCCCGTCCGCGTCGCCGTCACCGGCCGCACGGTGGGGCTGCCGCTGTTCGAGTCGCTGGAGATCCTGGGCCGCGACCGCACCCTCGCCCGCATCGCCGCCGCCCGCGCCCGGCTGGAGGCCGGCGCCTAGCCGCCCGCGCGGGCGCCCGGAGCGGTCAGTCCGCGGCGGGCGCCCGCCCGTCCAGGGCCTCGCGGAGGAGGAGGATCCTGCGGCTGAGCTCCTCGTACTCGTCGCGCAGCGTGGCCGGGACGTGCTTGCCGAGCACCTCCGCCTGCTCCTCCACCGAGGCCAGCCGGTCGCCCGCGGAATCGCCCGCGGAATCGCCGGCGGGCGCCTCCTGCGGCGCCCCCGCCGGACGCGCCTTCAGCAAGGCCGTCTGGTCCCTCAGCAGGGCCGCCTGCTCGCGCAGCAGCGCCGTCTGGTCGCGGAGCTGCTTGTTCTTGTTGTGCAGCTCCACGAACACCGAGACCTTGGCCCGCAGGACCCACGGGTCGAACGGCTTGGAGATGAAGTCGACCGCGCCCGCCGCGTAACCGCGGAAGGCGTAGTCGGGGTCGCTGTTCACCGCCGTGAGGAA
The sequence above is a segment of the Actinomadura coerulea genome. Coding sequences within it:
- a CDS encoding response regulator codes for the protein MDDKAKILLVDDREENLIALEAILSSLDQDLVRARSGEDALKALLTEEYAVILLDVVMPGMDGFETARDIKRRKKTRDLPIIFLTAVNSDPDYAFRGYAAGAVDFISKPFDPWVLRAKVSVFVELHNKNKQLRDQTALLREQAALLRDQTALLKARPAGAPQEAPAGDSAGDSAGDRLASVEEQAEVLGKHVPATLRDEYEELSRRILLLREALDGRAPAAD